One segment of Mycobacterium spongiae DNA contains the following:
- a CDS encoding SGNH/GDSL hydrolase family protein, with amino-acid sequence MSIRAPRRSTIALATAGALASTGTAFMSARNLLVGQATHARTVIPKSFDAPPRADGVYTRGGQPVQRWRRGTPFDAHLMVFGDSTATGYGCTSAEEVPGVLIARHLAQQTGKRIRLSTKAIVGATSKGVCGQVDAMFVAGPPPDVAVIMIGANDVTALNGVGPSAERLGSVVRKLRARGAEVVVGTCPDLGVITAIPQPLRVLAHARGVQLARAQTAAVKAAGGVPVPLGHLLGPKFRAMPELMFSDDQYHPSAAAYRLAADELVPALLDALREKIGTPPRAVPARAAIPAFTAHHTRRSVVSRLWRRPATACPTPAAAPAGG; translated from the coding sequence ATGAGCATTCGTGCGCCGCGGCGTTCAACGATCGCCTTGGCCACAGCGGGTGCGCTTGCCTCGACGGGAACGGCCTTTATGAGTGCACGCAACCTACTGGTCGGCCAGGCGACGCACGCGCGCACCGTGATTCCGAAGTCCTTTGACGCCCCCCCTCGCGCCGACGGCGTGTACACCCGAGGCGGCCAGCCGGTGCAACGGTGGCGCCGGGGCACGCCCTTCGATGCACACCTGATGGTCTTCGGCGACTCCACAGCGACCGGCTATGGCTGCACCAGTGCCGAGGAGGTGCCAGGCGTGCTGATCGCCCGTCACCTTGCCCAGCAGACTGGCAAGCGCATCCGGCTCAGTACCAAGGCCATCGTCGGCGCCACGTCCAAAGGTGTTTGTGGGCAGGTCGATGCGATGTTCGTGGCCGGGCCGCCGCCGGACGTGGCGGTGATCATGATCGGCGCCAACGACGTCACGGCACTCAACGGCGTCGGTCCATCGGCGGAGCGGCTGGGCTCGGTAGTGCGCAAGCTGCGGGCCCGCGGCGCGGAGGTGGTCGTTGGTACCTGCCCGGATCTGGGAGTGATCACCGCCATCCCCCAGCCACTGCGCGTCCTTGCGCACGCTCGTGGGGTGCAGCTCGCTCGGGCGCAGACAGCGGCGGTCAAGGCTGCCGGCGGAGTCCCGGTGCCGCTCGGACATCTACTGGGCCCGAAGTTCCGGGCGATGCCTGAGCTGATGTTCTCCGACGATCAGTACCACCCTTCGGCCGCCGCGTACCGGCTAGCCGCCGATGAGTTGGTCCCGGCCCTTCTTGATGCACTGCGCGAGAAGATCGGTACGCCACCGCGTGCCGTGCCGGCACGTGCTGCCATCCCGGCGTTCACTGCTCACCACACGCGACGCAGCGTGGTGTCTCGGCTTTGGCGCCGCCCCGCGACCGCGTGTCCGACACCCGCGGCCGCTCCGGCTGGCGGGTAG
- a CDS encoding acetyl-CoA C-acetyltransferase: MPEAVIVSAARSPIGRAMKGSLISMRPDDLAAQMVRAALDKVPTLNPHQIDDLILGCGLPGGESGFNMARVVAVALGYDFLPGTTVNRYCSSSLQTTRMAFHAIKAGEGDAFISAGVETVSRTAKGSSDSWPDTKNPLFDEAQERSAAAAAGADEWHDPRADGKLPDVYIAMGQTAENVAIMTGISREDQDHWGVRSQNRAEESIKNGFFEREISPVTLPDGSTVSTDDGPRPGTTYEKVSELKPVFRPNGTVTAGNACPLNDGAAAVVITSDTKAKELGLKPLARIVSTGVSGLSPEIMGLGPIEASKKALQRAAMSVNDIDLFEINEAFAVQVLGSARELGIDEDKLNVSGGAIALGHPFGMTGARITTTLLNNLTTHDKTFGLETMCVGGGQGMAMVIERLS, encoded by the coding sequence ATGCCAGAAGCCGTCATCGTCTCAGCCGCCCGCTCGCCGATCGGCCGCGCTATGAAAGGCTCGCTGATCAGCATGCGCCCTGATGATCTGGCCGCCCAAATGGTGCGCGCCGCGCTGGACAAGGTGCCCACCCTCAACCCGCATCAGATCGACGACCTGATCTTGGGTTGCGGGCTGCCCGGCGGCGAGTCTGGGTTCAATATGGCGCGCGTCGTCGCCGTCGCGCTCGGCTACGACTTTCTGCCGGGCACGACGGTCAACCGCTACTGCTCGTCGTCGCTGCAGACCACGCGGATGGCTTTCCATGCGATCAAGGCCGGCGAGGGCGACGCCTTCATCTCCGCCGGTGTAGAGACGGTGTCTCGAACCGCCAAAGGCAGCTCCGACTCCTGGCCGGACACCAAGAACCCGCTGTTCGACGAAGCCCAGGAGCGTTCCGCCGCCGCGGCCGCGGGCGCCGACGAATGGCACGACCCGCGCGCCGACGGAAAGCTGCCGGACGTCTACATCGCGATGGGCCAAACGGCGGAGAACGTCGCAATCATGACCGGCATCAGCCGCGAAGACCAGGACCACTGGGGCGTGCGCAGCCAGAACCGGGCCGAGGAGTCGATCAAGAACGGATTCTTCGAGCGGGAAATCTCACCGGTCACCCTCCCGGACGGCAGCACAGTCAGCACCGACGACGGCCCGCGCCCCGGTACCACCTACGAGAAGGTCAGCGAGCTCAAACCGGTGTTCCGGCCCAACGGCACCGTGACCGCGGGCAACGCCTGTCCCCTCAACGACGGCGCCGCCGCGGTGGTGATTACCAGTGACACGAAGGCCAAGGAGTTGGGCCTAAAGCCGTTGGCACGCATCGTGTCCACGGGGGTCAGCGGCCTGTCCCCGGAAATCATGGGGCTGGGCCCGATCGAGGCTTCCAAAAAGGCGCTGCAACGTGCCGCGATGTCCGTCAATGACATCGATCTGTTCGAGATCAACGAAGCCTTCGCCGTTCAGGTGCTGGGCTCGGCCCGGGAGCTTGGCATCGACGAGGACAAGCTGAACGTCTCCGGCGGGGCGATCGCCCTGGGCCACCCGTTCGGGATGACCGGCGCACGCATCACCACGACGCTGCTGAACAATCTCACCACGCACGACAAGACGTTCGGCCTGGAAACCATGTGCGTAGGCGGTGGCCAGGGTATGGCGATGGTGATCGAGCGGCTCAGCTAG
- a CDS encoding Bax inhibitor-1/YccA family protein: MRETSNPVFRSLPKQPGGYAQFGTGTAQMQRGYQANPYPAPYQEARDSRATRPLTIDDVVTKTGLTLAVLSATAVVSYFLVASNVALAMPLALVGALGGLALVLVATFGRKQDNPAIVLSYAGLEGLFLGSISFVMANFMVSGANAGMLIGQAVLATIGVFFGMLVVYKTGAIRVTPKFTRMIVAAIFGALALMIGNLVLAMFGVGGGEGLGLRSGGPLAIIFSLVVIGIAAFSFLIDFDAADQMIRAGAPEKAAWGIALGLTVTLVWLYIEILRLLSYLQSD, translated from the coding sequence GTGCGGGAGACAAGCAACCCGGTATTTCGTTCGCTGCCTAAGCAGCCTGGCGGATACGCGCAATTCGGAACGGGCACCGCCCAGATGCAGCGGGGGTACCAAGCTAATCCCTACCCTGCTCCGTATCAGGAGGCTCGCGACTCTCGGGCCACCCGTCCACTGACAATCGACGATGTCGTCACCAAGACCGGCCTGACGCTGGCCGTCTTGTCGGCCACGGCCGTCGTCTCCTACTTCCTGGTCGCATCGAACGTCGCACTTGCGATGCCGCTGGCCTTGGTGGGCGCGTTGGGTGGCTTGGCGCTCGTGCTGGTGGCCACCTTCGGCCGCAAGCAGGACAACCCCGCGATCGTGCTCAGCTATGCCGGGCTCGAGGGATTGTTCCTAGGCTCGATCTCGTTTGTCATGGCCAATTTCATGGTGTCCGGCGCCAACGCCGGAATGCTCATCGGCCAGGCGGTGCTAGCCACCATCGGCGTGTTCTTCGGCATGCTCGTCGTTTACAAGACCGGCGCCATCCGCGTCACACCAAAGTTCACCCGCATGATCGTCGCCGCGATCTTCGGTGCGCTGGCACTTATGATCGGCAACCTGGTGCTGGCCATGTTCGGGGTCGGCGGCGGCGAGGGCCTAGGCCTGCGCAGCGGTGGACCACTGGCCATCATTTTCTCGCTGGTGGTCATTGGTATCGCGGCGTTCAGCTTCCTGATCGATTTCGACGCGGCCGACCAGATGATCCGCGCGGGCGCACCGGAGAAGGCGGCATGGGGTATCGCGTTGGGTCTCACCGTCACCCTGGTCTGGCTCTACATCGAGATCCTGCGGCTGCTCAGCTACTTGCAGAGCGATTAG
- a CDS encoding enoyl-CoA hydratase/isomerase family protein — protein MDLSKDLSKTGNGGSDEVLTRVDGGVGVVTLNRPKAINSLTHTMVGLLSRVLTSWESDDAVRAVVLDGAGDRGLCAGGDVVAVYHSARSDGVEARRFWREEYLLNGQIGRFAKPYVALMDGIVMGGGVGVSAHANTRVVTDTSKVAMPEVGIGFIPDVGGVYLLSRAPGALGLHAALTGAPFSGPDAIALGFADHLVPHDQLAAFNQAIVTDGLDSALASYAIEPPPSALATQRDWIDQCYAGDSVADIVAALREHPTAAANDAADVIATRSPIALSVTLEAVRRAASLEKLEDVLVQDYRVSSASLRSHDLVEGIRAQLIDKDRNPKWSPATLDAVTTADVDAYFAPVDDDVSF, from the coding sequence CTGGATCTTTCTAAGGATCTTTCCAAGACCGGTAATGGAGGATCCGACGAGGTCCTGACCCGCGTTGACGGCGGTGTCGGCGTGGTGACGCTCAACCGCCCCAAGGCGATCAACTCCCTCACCCACACCATGGTTGGCCTGTTGAGCAGGGTACTTACCTCCTGGGAATCCGACGATGCGGTGCGCGCGGTGGTGCTGGACGGCGCCGGCGATCGCGGACTCTGCGCCGGCGGCGACGTCGTGGCCGTGTACCACAGTGCACGCAGCGACGGAGTCGAAGCGCGCCGGTTTTGGCGGGAGGAGTACCTGCTCAACGGTCAGATCGGCAGGTTCGCAAAGCCGTACGTGGCCTTGATGGACGGCATCGTGATGGGCGGTGGTGTCGGTGTCAGCGCGCACGCAAACACTCGGGTGGTCACCGATACCTCCAAGGTCGCGATGCCGGAAGTGGGCATCGGATTCATCCCCGACGTTGGCGGGGTGTACTTGTTGTCACGAGCCCCGGGAGCGCTGGGGCTGCATGCCGCACTGACTGGGGCGCCGTTTTCCGGCCCCGACGCGATCGCTCTCGGATTCGCCGACCACCTCGTGCCGCACGACCAGCTCGCCGCGTTCAACCAGGCGATCGTCACTGACGGTCTCGACAGCGCGCTAGCTTCCTACGCCATCGAGCCTCCACCGAGCGCTCTTGCTACACAACGCGATTGGATCGACCAGTGTTATGCCGGCGACAGTGTCGCCGACATCGTGGCCGCGCTGCGCGAACACCCCACGGCGGCAGCCAACGATGCAGCCGACGTGATCGCGACCCGCTCCCCCATCGCGCTGTCGGTGACCCTGGAAGCGGTGCGGCGCGCCGCCAGCCTGGAGAAACTGGAAGATGTTCTGGTCCAAGATTATCGGGTGTCATCGGCGTCGCTGCGCTCACACGATCTCGTGGAGGGCATCCGCGCGCAGCTGATCGACAAGGATCGCAATCCGAAGTGGTCACCGGCGACACTCGACGCGGTTACGACGGCCGATGTCGATGCATATTTTGCGCCCGTCGACGACGATGTGAGCTTCTAG
- a CDS encoding enoyl-CoA hydratase, with protein sequence MSDNTNYETILVERDERVGTITLNRPKALNALNNQVMNEVTSAATELDDDPGIGAIIITGSAKAFAAGADIKEMADLTFADAFGADFFAGWGKLAAVRTPTIAAVAGHALGGGCELAMMCDLLIAADTAKFGQPEIKLGVLPGMGGSQRLTRAIGKAKAMDLILTGRTIDAAEAERSGLVSRVVPADDLLTEAKAVATTISQMSLSAARMAKEAVNRAFESSLSEGLLYERRLFHSALATDDQSEGMAAFIEKRAPRFTHR encoded by the coding sequence GTGTCAGACAACACGAATTACGAAACCATCCTGGTCGAGCGTGACGAGCGGGTCGGCACCATCACCCTGAACCGGCCCAAGGCGCTGAACGCGCTCAACAATCAGGTGATGAACGAAGTCACCAGCGCTGCAACCGAACTGGACGACGACCCCGGTATCGGCGCCATCATCATCACAGGGTCGGCCAAGGCCTTCGCGGCCGGTGCCGACATCAAGGAAATGGCCGACTTGACGTTCGCCGATGCGTTCGGCGCCGACTTCTTTGCCGGCTGGGGCAAGCTTGCCGCTGTCCGTACCCCCACCATCGCCGCGGTGGCGGGGCACGCGCTGGGCGGTGGCTGCGAACTGGCGATGATGTGCGACCTACTGATAGCCGCCGACACGGCGAAGTTTGGACAGCCAGAGATCAAACTAGGCGTTCTGCCCGGTATGGGCGGTTCACAGCGGCTGACTCGAGCCATCGGCAAGGCCAAGGCTATGGACCTGATTCTGACCGGACGCACCATCGATGCCGCTGAGGCCGAGCGCAGCGGACTGGTTTCGCGGGTAGTGCCGGCCGATGACCTATTAACCGAGGCCAAGGCCGTCGCCACCACCATTTCGCAGATGTCACTGTCGGCTGCGCGGATGGCCAAGGAAGCCGTCAACCGGGCTTTCGAATCGTCATTGTCCGAAGGACTTCTCTACGAACGCCGACTCTTCCATTCGGCTCTGGCAACCGACGACCAGTCCGAGGGGATGGCGGCGTTCATCGAGAAGCGCGCCCCCCGATTCACCCACCGATGA
- a CDS encoding alpha/beta hydrolase gives MTEPGSATRTAADASATDEPPAEADAAAEGAASPDAAASEPSAPRPTRSAWWIRHYTFFGTAVGLIFVWFSMTPSLLPRGPLFQGLVSGISGAIGYGLGVFAVWLVRYMRSLNTSPPPPRWAWLPLIAVGAVGMVFMAIWFRVWQDDVRDLMGVEHLKWFDYPLAAALSLIVLFTLVEIGQAIHWLVRFLVRQVDRIAPFRVSAAIVVVLLVVLTITLLNGVVLKFAMNSMNGTFASVNDEMSPDFAPPTTALRSGGPESLVSWESLGHQGRIFVQAGPTVADLSAFNGTPAIEPIRAYAGLNSASGIAATAQLAARELQRTGGLNRAVVAVATTTGTGWINEAEAAALEYMYNGNTAIVAMQYSFLPSWLSFLVDKENARHAGQALFEAVDELIRQMPESNRPKLVVFGESLGSFGGEAPFMSLNNVLARTDGALFSGPTFNNTVWTSLTANRDAGSPEWLPIYEDGHNVRFAAREGDLRRPNAPWGKPRVVYLQHASDPIPWWRPELLFSQPDWLKEKRGYDVLPQTRWIPVVTFIQVSADMAVAVHVPDGHGHRYVAEVANGWAAVLSPPGWTREKTERLRPLLHANAKPPRSPENVG, from the coding sequence ATGACTGAGCCGGGTTCGGCGACGAGGACCGCCGCCGACGCCTCAGCCACCGACGAACCGCCGGCTGAGGCGGATGCGGCCGCCGAGGGCGCGGCCAGCCCTGACGCCGCAGCATCCGAACCGTCAGCGCCGCGACCGACCCGCAGTGCTTGGTGGATTCGGCACTACACCTTCTTCGGCACCGCGGTGGGCCTCATTTTTGTGTGGTTTTCGATGACTCCGTCGCTGCTACCGCGGGGACCGCTGTTCCAGGGTCTGGTCAGCGGCATTTCCGGTGCCATCGGCTACGGGCTGGGCGTCTTCGCCGTGTGGTTGGTCCGCTACATGCGCTCCCTGAATACCAGCCCGCCGCCGCCGCGGTGGGCGTGGCTGCCGTTGATCGCGGTCGGCGCGGTCGGAATGGTATTCATGGCTATCTGGTTTCGCGTCTGGCAGGACGACGTCCGCGACTTGATGGGTGTCGAGCACTTGAAATGGTTCGACTACCCGCTGGCCGCGGCGCTGTCGCTGATCGTGCTGTTCACGCTGGTCGAAATCGGCCAGGCCATCCACTGGCTGGTCCGTTTCCTGGTTCGGCAGGTCGACCGGATCGCGCCGTTTCGGGTCTCGGCGGCCATCGTGGTGGTTCTGCTCGTGGTGCTGACGATCACCCTGCTCAATGGTGTCGTACTGAAGTTCGCGATGAACTCGATGAACGGGACCTTTGCCTCGGTCAACGACGAGATGAGCCCCGATTTCGCACCGCCGACGACCGCATTGCGATCGGGAGGCCCGGAATCGTTGGTGTCGTGGGAGTCGTTGGGCCACCAGGGCCGAATCTTTGTCCAGGCGGGCCCCACTGTTGCCGACCTCAGCGCGTTCAACGGAACTCCAGCCATCGAGCCGATCCGGGCCTATGCGGGATTGAACTCCGCCAGCGGTATCGCGGCGACCGCGCAGCTGGCCGCGCGCGAGCTGCAGCGCACCGGTGGACTGAACCGCGCCGTCGTTGCGGTCGCGACGACCACCGGCACGGGCTGGATCAACGAGGCGGAAGCCGCGGCGCTGGAGTACATGTACAACGGCAATACCGCGATCGTGGCCATGCAGTACTCGTTCTTGCCCAGCTGGCTGTCGTTTCTGGTGGACAAGGAAAATGCCCGGCACGCGGGGCAGGCGCTTTTCGAGGCGGTTGACGAGCTGATCCGGCAGATGCCGGAATCGAACCGGCCCAAGCTTGTCGTATTCGGCGAGAGCCTGGGTTCTTTCGGCGGAGAGGCGCCGTTCATGAGCCTCAACAACGTTCTCGCCCGCACCGACGGCGCACTGTTCAGCGGACCTACGTTCAACAACACGGTCTGGACCAGCCTGACCGCCAACCGCGATGCGGGTTCACCGGAGTGGCTACCCATCTACGAGGACGGTCACAACGTTCGTTTCGCTGCCCGCGAGGGCGACCTACGGCGTCCGAATGCCCCCTGGGGCAAGCCACGGGTGGTGTATCTGCAACATGCGTCCGACCCGATCCCGTGGTGGCGGCCCGAGCTGTTGTTCAGCCAGCCGGACTGGCTTAAGGAAAAGCGCGGCTACGACGTCCTACCTCAAACGCGATGGATCCCGGTGGTGACGTTTATCCAAGTCTCGGCGGACATGGCAGTGGCGGTGCATGTCCCCGACGGGCACGGCCATCGCTACGTCGCTGAAGTCGCCAACGGCTGGGCCGCGGTGCTGTCGCCGCCGGGCTGGACACGGGAGAAGACCGAGCGGTTGCGTCCGCTGCTCCATGCCAACGCGAAGCCACCGCGGTCGCCGGAGAATGTCGGCTGA
- a CDS encoding rhodanese-like domain-containing protein, producing the protein MSRIDQVLDAARGRYQRLDADRVPEALRRGAVLVDIRPQAQRAHEGEVPGALVIERNVLEWRCDPTSDARLPQAAGDDVEWVILCSEGYTSSLAAAALLDLGLHRATDVVGGYHALAAAGVLADLNR; encoded by the coding sequence ATGAGCCGGATCGACCAGGTATTGGACGCGGCCCGCGGCCGGTATCAACGCCTTGACGCCGACCGAGTACCCGAGGCGCTGCGGCGCGGCGCCGTGCTCGTCGATATCCGACCGCAGGCCCAGCGAGCCCACGAGGGCGAGGTTCCCGGGGCGTTGGTGATTGAACGCAACGTCTTGGAGTGGCGGTGCGACCCGACGAGCGACGCGCGGCTACCGCAGGCCGCCGGGGACGACGTCGAGTGGGTGATCCTCTGCTCGGAGGGTTACACGTCCAGCCTCGCCGCGGCTGCATTGCTCGACCTCGGGCTGCACCGCGCCACCGACGTCGTCGGTGGCTACCACGCGCTGGCAGCCGCCGGAGTGCTCGCCGACCTGAACCGGTAG
- a CDS encoding cysteine dioxygenase has protein sequence MPLAQPLAQPFAQPLAAHARPVPVSGPTAGRARLGVPDLLHATDQAADDVLSGRCDHLLPEAGLPDTERWFTRIHGDDELDVWLISWVPGHPTELHDHGESLGALTVLSGALNEFRWDGRRLRRRRLDAGDQAGFPLGWVHDVVWAPRQVQVAAPSATRMPPTLSVHAYSPPLTTMSYYEVTDRNTLRRQRTELTDHPEGS, from the coding sequence ATGCCTCTTGCTCAGCCTCTTGCCCAGCCCTTTGCTCAGCCTCTTGCCGCACACGCTCGCCCGGTGCCCGTCTCGGGTCCCACCGCGGGTCGCGCCCGGTTGGGCGTGCCCGATCTGCTGCACGCCACCGATCAAGCCGCCGACGACGTACTCAGTGGCCGGTGCGACCATCTGCTGCCCGAGGCCGGGTTGCCCGACACGGAGCGCTGGTTCACCCGTATTCATGGCGACGATGAACTCGACGTCTGGTTGATCAGCTGGGTTCCCGGTCACCCGACCGAATTGCACGACCACGGCGAGTCGCTGGGAGCGCTGACGGTGCTGTCCGGGGCGCTCAACGAATTCCGCTGGGACGGGCGGCGGCTACGACGCCGGCGCCTCGACGCTGGCGATCAGGCCGGGTTCCCGCTGGGATGGGTCCATGACGTGGTGTGGGCGCCGCGGCAGGTCCAGGTCGCGGCCCCGAGCGCGACCCGCATGCCTCCGACACTGAGCGTGCATGCCTATTCGCCGCCGCTGACCACAATGTCGTACTACGAGGTCACCGACCGCAACACGCTGCGTCGCCAGCGCACCGAACTGACCGATCACCCCGAGGGGTCTTGA
- a CDS encoding lipoprotein LpqV produces MRWCQHCPVLRGVVVVAAGLAISSLVMGVAGCTREGTSGTATSSPAGRVSSTQSSDIVGISPAGVTTSVDAPADSTEEEYFQACHAARLWMDAQPKTGESLLEPYLAMVQTSQVGAAGTWNIRWADLTPPRQAAVIVAARAAVNAECG; encoded by the coding sequence GTGCGCTGGTGCCAGCATTGCCCCGTGCTGCGAGGTGTGGTTGTGGTCGCAGCCGGTTTGGCAATCTCGTCGTTGGTCATGGGCGTCGCGGGCTGCACGCGTGAGGGCACCAGCGGAACGGCCACATCATCGCCGGCGGGCCGGGTGTCCAGCACGCAGTCATCCGACATCGTCGGAATCTCGCCGGCCGGAGTAACGACCAGCGTGGATGCCCCAGCGGATTCGACCGAGGAAGAGTATTTCCAGGCCTGCCACGCCGCAAGGCTGTGGATGGACGCCCAGCCCAAGACCGGGGAGTCGCTGCTGGAGCCCTACTTGGCCATGGTTCAGACATCACAGGTAGGTGCCGCGGGCACCTGGAATATCCGGTGGGCGGATCTGACCCCGCCGCGGCAGGCGGCGGTAATCGTGGCCGCGCGGGCCGCCGTCAACGCCGAATGCGGCTAG
- a CDS encoding patatin-like phospholipase family protein — protein sequence MSGPAAMRSSKSSATRVALALGSGGARGYAHIGVIQTLRERGYEIVGIAGSSMGAVVGGVQAAGRLDELADWATSLTQRTILRLLDPSITAAGVLRAEKILDAVRDIVGPVAIEQLPIPYTAVATDLVAGKSVWFQRGPLDEGIRASIAIPGVIAPHEVGGRLLADGGILDPLPMAPIAGVSADLTIAVSLNGGDAGTTRDDEPGVTVEWLNRMVRSTSALFDANTARSLLDRPTARAVLNRLGAATPDLEAWSEAADAERGPVSRDESSDADVAPEIPKMGSFEVMNRTIDIAQSALARHTLAAYPADLLIEVPRSTCRSLEFHRAVEVIAVGRALATQALDALEVDDQPTAPAIEG from the coding sequence ATGTCAGGGCCAGCAGCCATGCGGTCGAGCAAGTCGTCGGCCACTCGGGTGGCGTTGGCGCTCGGCAGCGGCGGCGCCCGCGGCTACGCCCACATCGGGGTGATTCAGACGCTGCGTGAGCGCGGTTACGAGATTGTGGGGATCGCCGGCTCATCCATGGGAGCGGTTGTCGGTGGAGTGCAAGCGGCGGGACGGCTCGACGAACTCGCCGACTGGGCCACGTCCCTGACGCAGCGCACCATCCTGCGGCTATTGGACCCGTCGATTACTGCGGCCGGCGTGCTGCGGGCCGAGAAGATTCTCGACGCGGTGCGCGACATCGTCGGGCCGGTAGCCATCGAGCAACTGCCCATTCCCTATACGGCGGTGGCGACCGACCTTGTGGCGGGCAAGTCGGTGTGGTTTCAGCGCGGCCCCCTCGACGAGGGCATCCGGGCCTCCATCGCGATACCGGGAGTGATCGCCCCACACGAAGTTGGAGGGCGCCTGCTCGCCGACGGGGGCATCCTGGATCCGCTGCCCATGGCGCCGATCGCCGGGGTGAGCGCCGACCTGACGATCGCGGTGAGCCTCAACGGCGGTGACGCCGGGACCACCCGCGACGACGAGCCGGGGGTCACCGTCGAGTGGTTGAACCGCATGGTGCGCAGCACCTCCGCGTTGTTCGATGCCAACACCGCCCGGTCGCTGCTCGACCGTCCCACGGCCCGCGCCGTGCTGAACCGGCTCGGTGCGGCCACCCCGGACTTGGAGGCCTGGTCGGAAGCCGCAGACGCCGAGCGGGGTCCAGTCAGCCGCGACGAATCGAGTGATGCCGATGTCGCACCCGAAATCCCGAAAATGGGCAGCTTCGAGGTGATGAATCGGACCATCGACATCGCTCAATCCGCGCTCGCCCGCCACACGTTGGCGGCCTACCCGGCTGACCTGCTCATTGAGGTGCCGCGCTCAACGTGCCGAAGCCTGGAATTCCATCGAGCGGTGGAAGTGATCGCGGTCGGCCGAGCGCTCGCCACGCAAGCTTTGGACGCCCTCGAAGTCGACGATCAACCCACCGCGCCCGCGATCGAGGGGTGA
- a CDS encoding patatin-like phospholipase family protein, translated as METRRALVLAGGGLAGIAWETGVLCGIADESPTVAQRLLEADVLVGTSAGAAVAAQISSGCALDVLFERQVAQTTAELDPGVDIDAISELFLAALRAPRTRGLARGVDRTQLRLQRIGAVALATKTVPESVRREVIAQRLPAHDWPDRALRLTAIDAAAGELVVFDRDSGVELVDAVAASCAVPGVWPPVTIADRRYIDGGVASSVNLGVATDCDTAVVMVPAGADGPSPFGPGVAAEIAAFTGTAFAVFADDESLAAFGPNSLDPRCRMGAAVAGRNQGRRQASAVAAALGP; from the coding sequence GTGGAAACCAGACGCGCGCTCGTATTGGCCGGCGGCGGACTCGCGGGAATCGCCTGGGAGACAGGTGTTCTGTGCGGCATCGCCGACGAATCGCCGACCGTGGCGCAACGACTGCTGGAGGCGGATGTACTCGTCGGGACGTCCGCCGGTGCGGCGGTCGCCGCCCAGATCAGTAGCGGTTGTGCCCTCGACGTGTTGTTCGAGCGGCAAGTCGCGCAGACCACTGCGGAGCTGGACCCGGGCGTCGACATCGATGCCATCTCCGAACTCTTCCTGGCGGCCTTGCGAGCTCCGCGGACTCGTGGCTTAGCTCGTGGCGTCGATCGGACCCAGCTGCGGCTGCAACGAATCGGGGCGGTGGCGCTGGCAACCAAAACAGTCCCCGAGTCCGTGCGCCGTGAGGTGATCGCCCAGCGCTTGCCCGCACACGACTGGCCGGACCGGGCGCTGCGGCTCACCGCGATCGACGCCGCCGCTGGCGAACTGGTGGTGTTTGATCGCGACTCCGGTGTCGAACTCGTCGACGCGGTGGCGGCCAGTTGCGCGGTGCCGGGCGTGTGGCCGCCGGTGACCATCGCGGATCGCCGCTACATCGATGGTGGGGTGGCCAGTTCGGTCAACCTTGGCGTCGCGACCGACTGTGACACGGCGGTGGTCATGGTGCCCGCTGGCGCGGACGGGCCATCGCCGTTCGGCCCAGGGGTGGCCGCCGAGATCGCTGCGTTCACCGGCACGGCGTTCGCCGTGTTTGCCGACGACGAGTCGCTGGCGGCTTTTGGGCCCAATTCGCTGGACCCGCGCTGCCGCATGGGCGCGGCAGTGGCCGGGCGTAACCAAGGGAGGCGGCAGGCATCGGCGGTCGCTGCCGCGCTGGGTCCCTAA